The nucleotide window CCATTTTGAGGGTTATGAAGATAGAATTGGCCAATTGGAATCAAATTTGAGCAAGTCTTTTTCAAGGAACTCCGAACTTGAACTGCAGATTAATGATCTTGTCAAAAAGTGTGGGGAACATGAGGAACATGCTACTGCAAAGCATGACCGCAATCTTGAGCTGGAAGATTTGTTTCATTCATCTCACTCCAGAGCTGAAGATTCTGAAAGGAGAGTGGGAGAATTGGAACTGTCGTTGGAAGCTGCTAATCATCGGACACAGGAACTTGAGCAACTACTCAGCATCACAGAGGCAAAACATAGAGATGTTGAGGCTGAATCCAAGCAATACAGCAGTAAGGTTGCTGAGCTTGTTACAGAACTTGTAGCATATCAGACACGAACAGAAAGTCTTGAAGCTGTGCTGCAAGCTGCAAATGAGAAGGAGAGGGAGTTGACAGATAGCCTAAATATAGTTACGGAAGAAAGAAAAACAATTGAAGACCTGTCTAGTAGTCATGAGAAAAAACTCTATGAATCTGAGAATCAAATTCGGATGTTGCAAAATGAGCTGAAACATTTAAGAGAGAAAGTGGAAAGTGTTCAGGAAGAACTTGAGGCTTCAAATATTCGAGAAAAAGAGCTACTTGAGAAGTTTAGATATGCTGGAGAACAGTTGGAACATCATGGGAAGACTATAGAGGAAGTTACTGCAAGAAACCTAGAGTTGAATTCATTAAATGAATCTTTAGCCAAGGATTCagagttaaagctccaacaagcagcaGCGAGCTTTAAGCAAAAGGAGTCTGAAGCTGAAGAATTGAATGAAAAGTTAAAATATCTTGAAGAACAATTGGCATTTTATAAAGAACAGGCAGTTGAAGCTACTGAAAATGTTGCCTCACTTAAGGCAGAGTTAGAGGCAAATGCAATGAAGCTGGTTTCCCTTGGGAACAATATTGAAGAGCTTAAGCAAAATGTTATGGAAGCTAATCTAAGAGGTGAACAGACAGTTTCTGAAAATGAGTTGCTGGCTATGACAAACTCAAAGCTCAAGGACGAACTGGAAGCTCGTCAGCAAAAAGTCAATGAGCTAAATGAGTTGTTGAAATCCATACATTCCGAGAAGGAGGCTACTGTTGGGCAACTTGCCTCTCATGCAAGCACCATAGCACAATTAACTGATGAACATTCAAGGGGCATGGAACTTCAATTTGCGACTGAATCTCGTCTTAAAGAAAGTGAAGACCAGCTGCATGAAGCTATTGAGAAATACAAGCAGAAAGATTTGGAAGCCAGGGACCTGAATGAGAAGCTGCTTGCACTTGAAACTCAGTTGAGAACTTATGAAGAACAAGCTAGTGAGTCAGCGGTTGTTGCAGCAAATCAGAAGGGTGAATTGGAAGAGGCTCTTGTTAAGTTACAGCATCTGGAAGGACTTACGGAGCAGTTGAAAGGCATGATTGATGAATTCGAAACTGAGAATAAAGGTTTAGCCAGTCAAAACATGAGTCTCTCTGAGGAGCTTGCAACATATGATGGTAAACTGAATGAGTTACAAGTATCATTCAATACAGTTGTTAcagagaaagaggatatatccatacAGCTACATGCTTCTAAGAAAGAATTGGAGGATCTCCAGCAACTTCATCACTCTGATAAAGAGGAACTCCAATCACAGGTTGGTAAATACATACAGTCATATCCATGTAAAATCAGATACCTAAATTTCTATGACAACTAATTTGTAATTTAGGAGCATGATTTCTTGTATTTCACATTTGTGAGCAACGCATCTTGGGAAATGGATTTGTCATCTAAGAAGTATCATTGCAGATAACCACTGCCACAAAAGAGTACAGCATGCTCAGTGAAATGCAccaaaaggaaaggaaagaacTTGAGGTGACTAAAATCCAATTCAAAGAAAAGCTAAGTGAACAGGAAGCAAGGGAAAATTCTCTCAGCTCTCTTGTGGAAAATCTTAAAGCGGAGCTGGCTGAGAAATCTCTTATGCAAGAGCAGATTCAAGAGCTTGAACAAAAGCTGTTAGCAGCTGAGAAAGCTTATAGCCAAGAGGTACGTTCCTAAACTTTTTTACCCTTCAAAAGATGCTGGTTTGCAGCAATAGAAGTTTGGTTACTTAATCATCTTGCAGTCATTACATGTATTATTTAATTTGGCAAAATCTGCTGACTTCTGGAAGTTTAATTTTGTAGCATAGTTCTAGTGATACAATATGTTTATATTATGGATCTCACTGAACTCTGGCTGCTGTTTTATATCTATTTAGTTAAGAATGCTGCGCTGTAGCAATTTGAGTCATCAACTATTCTATTCCAAAGTGCAAGTAATTTCACTGGATGAAAAGCATAAGATTTGAATGAATAGTATCGTAGTATTAAAACTTTTTGACTTTTTAAGTGCCTAACTTGCAGAGGGACACAATGTTTTGGCTCACCTAAGGTGATTTTGTCTAGATTGGTGATGGTATAGATGATCAGGTGTTGGATGAAAAGTATTATAAGAAAACATATGAGTAAGATCCACGAGAACCAAAAATAAGgggagagaagcaaaaagttttaCGATACATGCTAATAGGATCACACAGTGAATAAAACATTAAAACTAATGGACATTGTTTTGATCCAATATATTCTGATAGCGTATTGTTAAACAATAATAAATTGTTGTAGTAGTAATACAAAACAGTTACCTGTCTGTATGGTGAAGCTGAGGTATGTTTCTTAGTTTGAAGATTGTCTTGTAACTAGAAGAAAAACTCGAAGATAGAGATTTCTCATATGTGGAAAACTAAATGCCCAACAAATCAAATTCAAGATAGTGATCACCACAATTCACAGGCTTGAAAGAGAAAGTGAATCAAATAGGAAGGGAGGCTGGCAAGTAGAATCAAATTGGTCCTGACATTGAAATTCCTGTCTTAAGACCATATGAAATGGCAATCTAGATCAATTTTTATTAATATCAGGCTTGTTTTAGGTAGTCCTAATCTTTGAATTGGTAGAAATCTATTGGGATGATGCTTGTCTGCACAGGCAACTTAGCTGCTGACAGTAACATGCAAAACATAAGGGTGCATGTTGTCAGAGACAGATATGGAGACTAAATTCTAACCCTTCTTGTAGGTCATATTATATTTAGTCCATCTATATTAAGAAGACATGTTTTTTTTGTTCATAACTTTTAGCATTATCAAAAGCTAAATTGAAAAGATTATTCCGTTATAGGGTGCTTAATTGCCTTGTAGCCCACACATATTTGGTGCCAATTTGCCTTGTGGGCAATATATAGTCTTTTGTTGTGTATGAATATATACATGCACCTTAATTATTATGGCTTGCATGTTAACCTTTCAAGGAATACACAGAGGAAAAAGGGGTATGCCATCATTTCCAACTACTTGGCAGATGTACCTGAAACATAAGATACGTATGCAAACGTATATCTCCTTTCAGAGAACATGCATGCAGAAATGCAGAATTTGGATGCATATATGTCAATGTGAAGTTTAATTTGTGTGTATTGCAGGATATTTCTAACGTGCTTTTATAGTTGCAGGAGAATGTACAAGTGAAACATTTTGGGTACATGTAAATatgatgttatgtgtgtgtgtttatattGTGAACATTAAACAAGACAAGGTTTTCTTGTTGTATTATTGGAACATAGTGATGCCAAGATATATGCTACATTAGTTTGTTTTGTGTTATCaagtttcttttgatatatatcaATCATCAGTTTCATATAGACTTTCGATTGTCATTAGTGATCTCTGCTGTCTAAGTGATTACATTTTACAGAAAGAATTGGACACCAAAAAGGAGTTGGAAAGGCAAGCTTCCCTGAAGCAGTCACTTGATGCATTAGAGTCCAAGGATCAGCATGCCACACTTCTTGAAAAGCAAGTTGAGGAGCTTAAGCAGAGGCTACTAGAAGCTGAAAACCAGTACAAGGAGAAGGTTGGCACATATATGTTGGTTCATATACCTTCAGATTTGTATACAAATTTGTTTGAGAAAAATGAATCAACCTAGATACTCATATAGAACCTATAAATGTCCATAAAGTGTCATCCACATTCTGCTAGGAACTTTATGAGGCAATCAATCTTTCAAAATCTGCAACAAACAGTGCACATATCTTGAAGATTGCATTTTGTATATGACTTCTTCGGAACTCGCAggttattgaagaaagcaaaaagctTACGCTTCTTGAGGTGGAACTTAATGAATTGAGACTTAAACAGACACAAACTGCTGAAATGGAAAAGAAGATTGCAGAGCTTGAGAACACATTGCAGTTGGCTCGCACAAGTGCACAAGATGTAAGATCAACTAAATCCTTTTGGTAGGTCAAGTTTCTTTCTCTTTATGGCATTATTTTGGAAACACTTCTATCCCTGCAGGTGAAGAATGAAACCTCACAGTCAGAGGTGCAGTATGCGACTGAGGTGAAATCAAGAGACCTTGGATTGGACACCTCAACACTATCAAAGAGAAAGAGCAAGAAACGAAGTGACAAGGTGCACCGGGATACAGAGGCTTCCACTGTAAATCCAAACGCCTCTGTTGTCCAAGAGCATTCAGGAGCCACGGCCTTCAAGTTCGTCCTGGGAGTGGGCTTGGTATCAATGATCATTGGTATTATTCTTGGGAAGCGATATTAGAATGGGTTAAGGACTTCCAGTCTCTTCATCGTGGAACCACCCCATTTCTTTTCTCAAATGCTCAAGTTGGTAAGGGAATGTGATTTACAAAATCATTTCCGGGGCTTTGATTTTCTTGTTGCAAGTTTTATCTTTACCTTGTAAGACTCAAGCTTTAAGGAGTCTATATTTTCATCTTGGGTTAGGAATTTGTTTTGTTTTACTTCAACCCTTCAGCATGCAACTTGCTTGCTGTATATGAGCTTGTAGATGTTTATCTGTAACTAAGAAATAATGCCTTGTGCTATTTGTTAATATTCTGAAAAGAGACAGGTTTTTGCTTATCTGATCAGCCACTTTTTGAGGTTGCTACTATTGTTCAGTAGAGCTTACTGACAGCTCACTTCTTTACTCTCCATACATTTTGAAGCTTGCTAATACTTATTTCGTCATTGCCACAATTTGACAGAATTTATTATCTGCTTTGGAACAATTTGGATTCAAATTTTCCctcaaaggaaggaaaaaaagGGATCCACAAGGAAGCAAGTAACCATAGTGTTGCATCATGTATTATAAGAAGTAGGTCTTAATCCCCAAATTCTGGGTTCTTGAGTTCATATTTGAGTAGGAACTAATTCCATGGTTGGAGATGTGTTGGTTCTCTAGATCTTAAGTAACTTATAGTGTTACATCTTAATCACAACCCACAAATGTAGACACTTTGTGTTGAATCAAAGTTTATGTACTGGAGCAAATCTTGCTTTAGAATTGGAGATCAAGCCCACAGTATCAAACATCCCTTGTTCACCTGCAACTCATCAGAGCAATGTTTCAAACTACAACCCAAGCTGTAGATTCCAATTTTCTTCCCAGGCAGAAAAAAGAGAGGATCCACAAggaagaagttggtgatagatGTTTGATGCTCTGTTTTCATATAGAAAGATCAGTTGCCATGCTTCAAAGAGTGTTTCATCCAAGGAGTAGGAACTGATTCAATGGGTAGAGATGTGATGGTTCTCTAGATTTGGGATTACATCATTTTCATAACTAGAACACAATCACAAACCACAAATGCAGACCTTTTTGTTGAATCAAACTTGTGTGTTTTAGCAAATGTAGTTTTAGAACTGCAACTCATCATAGCAACAATGTTTCAAAGTACAACCCAAGCTTCATTCAGATCACAAGAACACCAGACAACCCAAAtataattcacatcataagagcaCCATGTACTGAAAGGTATACTGAAATCACAGACTGGAGTGTCAGTTCTGAGTGTCCATTTTAGGCTTAATAGAGACACCTGCAAAGATCATACCACCCTTCCACCAATGGCTCTCAGTTTCAGATATGCCAAACTCAACCTCTCCTTTCATGTCTTGGGGTAACTTGAACTCCCCACCATGGATCTCAAGCCACTCACAGCTTCTTTTCCTGTATGACTCCATGATCTCAATTCTCTTCTCCCTGTGCCCATCTGGGGTGACCAGCTCAAACAAGACAGGGGCTTTGCTCCACCCAAAAGCATCAATATTGAACTTGATGTGGTACACGATCTCAAAAACCTTGAACTTAGAGAGTGCATCCTTATGATTTGCCAGGTTCAGAGTCCCTTTCACTTCAAGCCAATTCACTTGAATGAGCTCTGCAACACTGTCACTGCTACACTAGTTAGTGACTTCAAAGTTTCCTCATAGCATTTCACATCAGAAAAATTACATTGTGGAGTTGATGATGAAACACCTAAATTTAcgatttgaaatgtgtacttatCGTAACTCTCGATGCGATAAGCGATCAATCAACTTGTTAAGTTGTCCAGATTGCCAATAATAAGACTATCAAGCTCAAATTCTTAATGGTAGTATACTCATCAAACTCGTAAACTAATTCAAGTCTTTATCCGGTGTTACAAGCATATTTGCATCTTACCTCCTCATGCTAATATGAAACTGCTACTGTAATTGTTATTTGTAGGTATtttcagctgcaagcaaccaaacaCCACCTGAACCTTTTATAAGATCAAAGAGTGAATTATTTCTTATGTTGGGAATAATTGTGTGTGTGAATCTTGACTATACCATAGGTTATCTTAATGTATCAGGTGGAACAAATTGAATCTTAGCAATACCATAGGTTATCTTTGGAAAAATCCTTGGGTTGCTCATCCCTGGGAAGCTCATTCCACCTCCAGAATCTTCCATCACGGCCCCAAGTTATGCTCATGGCTTTTGCTGGGATGCGAATTATGTGCTCAGCTGCATTAACCCTTCCTTGCTGTTCCACAAAGGAAAAGAACTCATCATGAGAATTTATAGTTTCTAACTGAGCTGTTTGATCTCATGAACATTAATTATTCCTGCATGGCAACAATTATAGAGGTGTTGGAAAGACAAGTGTTCTTCATGGATGTAGCTCATCTACAAAAACTTCCAGTAGAGATATCAGCCTCAAAAGCCTGTAATAtggtttttactttttttttgtttcaaaaaaaggggaaaaaaatgtTAATCCGTTTATAAAACACTATGAGAATTTGCTTTTAGCATAATTCCAAGAAGCTAACTTTTTTGATGCCTCCCTCGCCTGACAACATCAAGCATTTTGAACGAGAATAAGATCAACAGTCTTAAAAGTATGCTGATATATATTGATATCAATCTCAAAGGCCTGTCATAACATTAAATCAGTTTATCGACCACTACGAGAGTTTTCTCTGTGGAGAGTCGTAAGCAGCTACTCGAGCTTCATGACGCAAGAACAACAATTAGATCAACAATCTCAAAATGTTATCGGTGCATATTGAGATGGAGTATTGCAGTATGAATGAACTCGAATCTCCACACTGTGTTCTTCCTCACTTACAGAATGATCAGCAAGCCAGTGAGACGTGTGGCACTCCACAGCATGTCCCTGAAGACTCATCTCGGCCGCGGCTGCCTTCCTCCTCTGCCTTCTTCACttgcactgcactgcactgcactgctTCCTTTATACGACAAGAAAGAGAATATTTTCCTTTGTCGAAGACAGTGTACACAGTTCATTCCTTCCTTCACAAGTCATTCTCGAACCAAGACGGAGGGAGGGCGAGGTGGCTTTCACCTTTGGTGCCATGGAAGCTCTCCTACTGATAGATAGtacaatataattaaaataataatgtaTGCTAAATTCGATGCTATTTGCATATATTTATAGATCATTTTATttcttaatatttaatattttggaTGTTTaagaaagaaatgaaaaaaaGATTCCCAATCCGACATGCACGGCACAGATATCAATAGCTGAAATCAAAGCATCAAATATTATCATCTTTGATCTGAAAAGATGTGTGAAGATATTTTATCTCTTTCTGCGGTATcaacaaaagcaaaagaaaaagaaaaaaagaatatatttacCTATTCACAAAAGTATGCCACCCACTGATTCATAACAAGTGGTAAAGAAATTTGCAGGCAAAGGGGA belongs to Musa acuminata AAA Group cultivar baxijiao chromosome BXJ1-11, Cavendish_Baxijiao_AAA, whole genome shotgun sequence and includes:
- the LOC135584094 gene encoding sporulation-specific protein 15-like isoform X2; the protein is MAEDLQASSDKIEVKLSETVGGNEKERLTNGDTDLLRKEGNKDEEESASDGDFIKVEKEILVDAKESSHLLNPIVEVEETLLTVNHESGNSEANANFTKMKEKIEDLELQLETVLGKLNSSEAEKAFLKSEFDLANDKLEKKSKRCEELELGEKLMKNQALEDEQRYNLQLESLKEALKATDMKHKELIDVRESFTGLSADLEISRERIKALEEELLSSAGELHKLEELSKHNSTQAELESRKVLDLEKMLELAHMTAKEMEDQMSNLQKELKELYEKFAGKEHIEEALQSTSLELSKFQEKLEISKSDIAKLEQNLASKDSFIHKLTEELNLQKVSEEQLREDVTALENALSASREDLQTKLVNLEKLELNLQEQVKEREMVEACFKDQEVQISSLRNDLLNLTVEKETIESTVTDLKTKLLETEELNSQLEAKLNVADQNFKKTDSLLSQALSHKKELEQKMELLEQLHHESRMATEAATKRNLELEGLLQAANADEEVIRSQLKETEMRLAFAEKSNMELEQHLNSAETKYLDAHNEKNELNEKISQLTALLKEVEEENALSRSHFEGYEDRIGQLESNLSKSFSRNSELELQINDLVKKCGEHEEHATAKHDRNLELEDLFHSSHSRAEDSERRVGELELSLEAANHRTQELEQLLSITEAKHRDVEAESKQYSSKVAELVTELVAYQTRTESLEAVLQAANEKERELTDSLNIVTEERKTIEDLSSSHEKKLYESENQIRMLQNELKHLREKVESVQEELEASNIREKELLEKFRYAGEQLEHHGKTIEEVTARNLELNSLNESLAKDSELKLQQAAASFKQKESEAEELNEKLKYLEEQLAFYKEQAVEATENVASLKAELEANAMKLVSLGNNIEELKQNVMEANLRGEQTVSENELLAMTNSKLKDELEARQQKVNELNELLKSIHSEKEATVGQLASHASTIAQLTDEHSRGMELQFATESRLKESEDQLHEAIEKYKQKDLEARDLNEKLLALETQLRTYEEQASESAVVAANQKGELEEALVKLQHLEGLTEQLKGMIDEFETENKGLASQNMSLSEELATYDGKLNELQVSFNTVVTEKEDISIQLHASKKELEDLQQLHHSDKEELQSQITTATKEYSMLSEMHQKERKELEVTKIQFKEKLSEQEARENSLSSLVENLKAELAEKSLMQEQIQELEQKLLAAEKAYSQEKELDTKKELERQASLKQSLDALESKDQHATLLEKQVEELKQRLLEAENQYKEKVIEESKKLTLLEVELNELRLKQTQTAEMEKKIAELENTLQLARTSAQDVKNETSQSEVQYATEVKSRDLGLDTSTLSKRKSKKRSDKVHRDTEASTVNPNASVVQEHSGATAFKFVLGVGLVSMIIGIILGKRY
- the LOC135597491 gene encoding uncharacterized protein PHLOEM PROTEIN 2-LIKE A4-like isoform X1 codes for the protein MSLQGHAVECHTSHWLADHSQGRVNAAEHIIRIPAKAMSITWGRDGRFWRWNELPRDEQPKDFSKDNLCDSVAELIQVNWLEVKGTLNLANHKDALSKFKVFEIVYHIKFNIDAFGWSKAPVLFELVTPDGHREKRIEIMESYRKRSCEWLEIHGGEFKLPQDMKGEVEFGISETESHWWKGGMIFAGVSIKPKMDTQN
- the LOC135597491 gene encoding uncharacterized protein PHLOEM PROTEIN 2-LIKE A4-like isoform X2: MSLQGHAVECHTSHWLADHSQGRVNAAEHIIRIPAKAMSITWGRDGRFWRWNELPRDEQPKDFSKDNLCVAELIQVNWLEVKGTLNLANHKDALSKFKVFEIVYHIKFNIDAFGWSKAPVLFELVTPDGHREKRIEIMESYRKRSCEWLEIHGGEFKLPQDMKGEVEFGISETESHWWKGGMIFAGVSIKPKMDTQN
- the LOC135584094 gene encoding sporulation-specific protein 15-like isoform X1, whose product is MAEDLQASSDKIEVKLSETVNTSVGGNEKERLTNGDTDLLRKEGNKDEEESASDGDFIKVEKEILVDAKESSHLLNPIVEVEETLLTVNHESGNSEANANFTKMKEKIEDLELQLETVLGKLNSSEAEKAFLKSEFDLANDKLEKKSKRCEELELGEKLMKNQALEDEQRYNLQLESLKEALKATDMKHKELIDVRESFTGLSADLEISRERIKALEEELLSSAGELHKLEELSKHNSTQAELESRKVLDLEKMLELAHMTAKEMEDQMSNLQKELKELYEKFAGKEHIEEALQSTSLELSKFQEKLEISKSDIAKLEQNLASKDSFIHKLTEELNLQKVSEEQLREDVTALENALSASREDLQTKLVNLEKLELNLQEQVKEREMVEACFKDQEVQISSLRNDLLNLTVEKETIESTVTDLKTKLLETEELNSQLEAKLNVADQNFKKTDSLLSQALSHKKELEQKMELLEQLHHESRMATEAATKRNLELEGLLQAANADEEVIRSQLKETEMRLAFAEKSNMELEQHLNSAETKYLDAHNEKNELNEKISQLTALLKEVEEENALSRSHFEGYEDRIGQLESNLSKSFSRNSELELQINDLVKKCGEHEEHATAKHDRNLELEDLFHSSHSRAEDSERRVGELELSLEAANHRTQELEQLLSITEAKHRDVEAESKQYSSKVAELVTELVAYQTRTESLEAVLQAANEKERELTDSLNIVTEERKTIEDLSSSHEKKLYESENQIRMLQNELKHLREKVESVQEELEASNIREKELLEKFRYAGEQLEHHGKTIEEVTARNLELNSLNESLAKDSELKLQQAAASFKQKESEAEELNEKLKYLEEQLAFYKEQAVEATENVASLKAELEANAMKLVSLGNNIEELKQNVMEANLRGEQTVSENELLAMTNSKLKDELEARQQKVNELNELLKSIHSEKEATVGQLASHASTIAQLTDEHSRGMELQFATESRLKESEDQLHEAIEKYKQKDLEARDLNEKLLALETQLRTYEEQASESAVVAANQKGELEEALVKLQHLEGLTEQLKGMIDEFETENKGLASQNMSLSEELATYDGKLNELQVSFNTVVTEKEDISIQLHASKKELEDLQQLHHSDKEELQSQITTATKEYSMLSEMHQKERKELEVTKIQFKEKLSEQEARENSLSSLVENLKAELAEKSLMQEQIQELEQKLLAAEKAYSQEKELDTKKELERQASLKQSLDALESKDQHATLLEKQVEELKQRLLEAENQYKEKVIEESKKLTLLEVELNELRLKQTQTAEMEKKIAELENTLQLARTSAQDVKNETSQSEVQYATEVKSRDLGLDTSTLSKRKSKKRSDKVHRDTEASTVNPNASVVQEHSGATAFKFVLGVGLVSMIIGIILGKRY